CATCTTTTTTTGATAGGTGAAGATCTCTTCATTGAGCTCGTCGAATTCCCTTTTGGTTTCTTTTTCTCTGCGAAACGCCTGAATAATTGCCATTCCTTGAATCGATTCGTTGATCATGGCATTGATGTCACTGAGCCGGCTGCGTATGACATGGTTGTAGGCAGCGGCATACTTCCGATACAGAATGACCCAGACCACCATGATCGGTAAAATAGTGAGACAAACCAGCGCCAGCTTCACATCGAGCAAGAAAAGAGCCGTAAAAATACCGATCAAATAAATGCAGCTGCTAAAAAACTGATCGAGCACCTTGGTGAAGAGCTCACGTACCGCCTCCGTATCATTGGTGACACGGGCTACCACTTTTCCCGCAGGCAGGTTATCAAAATAAGTAATCGGCAAGCGCTGAATGTGAGCGAAGACATCTACCCTCAGCCTGCGAATGACCTGATTCGCTGATTTTTGCAGCATGAACTTTTGACCGTAATGGAAGAGGGACGCCAACGCGAGCAACCCCATATAGATGCCTGCCAGCATCAACAATCCACTGGTCTCCGGGCGGAAAAAGCCAAATACCTCCTGGTTGGTCAATTTCTGTGCCGGATACACAGCATTCCCGGAATCATTCACGATCGTCAGTGTCCCGTTTTGTACCTCTCGCTTGCCATCTGCTGCAATCGGTTGACCGACAAAAAAATACCCACGCCCGACTTGCAACACACGAACTTGATTCCCCAATCGCTCCCCTTCTGTCAGGTGGTCTTGGCGGGTGTACCACTTCCCTTGATACAAAGCAGAATCGTCTCGCTGTTCTGTCTCGTACCACGGAAGCTCAATCCCCAGTATATGAGTATCAATCATCTTTTTAGCTAGAAAGGGTCCTGTCAGCTCTGCTGCCACCGCGATGGATAACATCAGCAAGCCTAACAGGATGGTCTTCTTAAAATAAGCTGCGTAGCGAAATAATCGCTTTCCTGTTGACATGGAATCACTCGCCCTCCGTCAATTGTGCTTCCATCTGTTGCCGTTCATATTGCTCCTTGTACCACCCGCCACGTTCGAGAAGCTGCTCGTGTGTACCTTCCTCGATGATTTGCCCTTCATCGAGTACGAGCACCCAATCTGCATGCTTTACTGCGGACAGGCGATGCGTCGTAATCATCGTGGTCTTGCCCGCGCGCTCACGGCGAATATTCGCAATCATTTCCGCCTCTGTCTTGCCGTCTACGGCCGACATGGCATCATCGAGAATCAGGATCTCTGGCTGAACGAGCAATGCCCGTGCAATCGACACCCGCTGCTTTTGACCACCAGACAGCGCTACCCCTCTTTCCCCGACGATTGTTTCTACCCCCTCAGGCAAAAATTGCACGTCGCGAGCAAAAGCAGCTAATCGCAGAGCCTCCTGCATCTCTTCCTCTGTCCCAGTCTTATTTCCGAACAGCACATTTTCCCGCACGGTTTTGGAGAACAAGATCTGCTCTTGGGGAACATAGCCGATCCAGCGCTTCAGCTGATCGAGAGCGATTTGCTCCAGGGGAGTGTCCGAGATGGATACGCTTCCCGTGCCGAGCGGATATTCCCGCAAAAGCTGGCGTACCAGCGTGGTCTTCCCGCTGCCAGTCCGTCCTACGATGCCGAGCGTCTGGCCCCGTTTCAAAGAAAAGGAGATGTCCCTGAGCTGATCGACTTGCGCAGATGGATAACGGAAGGAGACCCGATCAAAATGAATGGTCTGCGGAATCGCTGGCTGTTGAGGCTGTTCGTGGTCCGTCACATCAGCCTGATACGCAAGTGTTTCATTGACACGATCGAGCGAAGCACTGCCCCGCTGCATGACGTTGATCAGTTCTCCGATCGCAAACATCGGCCAGATGAGCATCCCCAAATAGACGTTGAAGGAGACCAGCTTACCGAGTGTCAGCTCCTGATGAAAGACGAGATAACCACCGTAGATCAAGCCGATCATATAGCAGATTCCCACAAGAATTTTCACGGTGGGTTCGATGAGAGAGTCTACTTTGGCGACCGCGATATTTTTTTCATACACATCGTCGGTCATCGAGCGAAATCGCTTTTCATCCGCCGTTTCCTGCACGTAAGCACGAATGACCCTGACCCCGGAAACCGATTCGAGCACTTGGTCGTTCAGCTCACCAAAGGAATCCTGAGCCTGAGAAAATCGCACATGGATCTTCTTCCCATACTGATTGATCGCGTAAGCCATCAGCGGCAACGGCAAAATGGAGGCCAATGTCAGTTTCCAGCTGACGAAAAAACCCATCGTTAAAATGATGACACTAGTAAAGCTAGCTGAGTCCACCAGGGTCAAAATACCAAAGCCCGTCGTCATCGACACGGCCTTTAAGTCGTTCGTTGCGCGCGCCATCAGGTCTCCCGTACGATTTTTTTGATAAAAGGTAGGAGTCATCTTCAGGAAATGGGTCATTAGCTTGGAGCGCAGTGTCCGTTCTGCCAAAAACGCCCCTCCAAACAATTTGTTTACCCAGACGAGATTGACCAGATAGAGCACGACCGCAAGTACCGCATAAAACAGAATAATTTGAAACATTCTTTCCGCCGTCATCGTCCCTAGCTGGAGCTCGTCGATCGCTACACCGATGATTTTCGGGGGAACGACTTCTAGGATGCCACCCAAGATGAGCAACAGAATCGCTATGATGTATTGCTTTCTATGCTCCCGAAAAAACCAATCAAGCTTTGTCAAAACGGAAAACATCCGCTGTCAGCCCCTCTCCTGTGTCAACTATCATTTCCTCTGTCTTCTTACCTGATGGACTATTTGCGGAATAAAAAAAGGCACATCGCCCGTAAGCAATCTGCCTTTTCTTCTATGTGAATAGAAAAAGCGCCGGTTACGAAGACAGGTAACCTGCGCCATTGTGTGAGTGGAGGATAAAACCTAAACCTACATTACTCGCCCATATGGTGTGGTTACGTCATGTATGTAGTTTTGTTTACGTAGATCATTCAACAAAATCATGACAACCCCACCTTTCCAAAAAATGTTGTTAATTTCCAATTAATACATTCTGAACTTTATCATCCCTGCTGTATCCATGTCAATAAAACATTTTTAATGAATGAGCCCTGTTCCCTTGATTTGCACCTCTACCTTCGGACGAAAGGTAATGCGAGAATAATCCTTTTCCCAATCCAGGTTCGTCCATACCTCCGGATAAAAGGCCATCAACTGGCGTCCTATACCATACAGATCGCATCTGGCTTCTTGGATCTTGTGCAAAACTTTTTCAGCATCCTTCGTTAATTGTTCGGATAGTTGTTTATTGAGCTGGTTAAATTGTTCTTCGGTAATCAATTGGTTATGCGGATATTCTACTACGGTGACCTTTAGTTTTGCACGCAAGTGAACGATGATCTTCGGATGAGAGGAGCCCTCCACTTGTACGTCCAGTTTCCGTTTTGATCCTCCTATTAGCATATTGATATAGGCAAGGGGTCGCAGCTTTTCATCCCCACTGATTTTTTTTGAGATTCTCGCCCCCTTCATATCCAGCTTAGAAAAGATCATGCTGAGAAGTGATTCTTCCGGAGTCAGGGTCCCCGTCATCTCTTTGTCATGGATCAAAATGCTTCCGATCACGGCTGGATCCCCTCCAACCATACCCATGTAAGGGATCATCATGTCCTCCCCCCGATCCAACAGAGATGGATAGATCGATTGGAGTGTCGCCTCTGGTATGACCCGTCTTTCTACTTGACTCTCCAACAATTCAACCAAGTATGAACCGACCAACGGATCTTTTGTAGACACTTGCTCCATAAGCTGTTTTGCCTCACCCTTTACTACTGCAATCTTTGCCTGTAATCCCCCCATCGGATCTCGATAGAGGATATCGAGTGTCGTGTAGAGATCCTTTTTCGCTAGCTTCTCGCCAATCAACACTACTTGGTTTTTTGAGTCGTCTATCGTTTCCGATGTTTTTCTGTCCATCATCAACGCTGTTTGATTAACGCTGTCACCAACGGCTGAAATCACATTCTTTTGCTTGCCGCCCGTAATACCAGATTGCTGCGATGAAGAGGAGGAAGCTACCTGCTTAATCGCTGGAGTCAATAAGGCATATGAATTTTGGATTTTCCCCTCCTCCACCAAATCCCGACCGATACAAATAATTAAGTTTCTATCCTTTAATATTCTTTCATCCCAACATCCAGAGAGGCAGAGAATCGCGAGGATACCTGCTAAAAACACAGATGTTTTCATGCAGCCTTCTGCCTCCCCTTCCCTTTTTGCCAATAAGAAACCACAAGTAAAAATCCTGGAATCAAGAGGAAGATGACTGGGCTGAACGTCGCTAGCAGGTGCGCCATCTTATCCGTAACAAAAGGGTCATCCACCCATTGCGCTATCGCAAAGGGAATCATCGAGACTACTACTGCTACCCTTGTGTGGCTTCGTCTTTTCAGCATATGAGAGATTCCGACAGCGCTAAAAAAAATGAAGATAGCAGAAGAACTGATGATTTTCGTTATCCAAAACGATAGAAAAATGAATTCCAACCGCTCAATCACAATGAACGATAGGGCCTTTAACATATACAACACGGGCTCGGGAATAAGTGTAAGTTGCTTCGCGTTAAAAAAAGTGATGGCAGCAAAAATAGTCATGGTATACAACAGTGTGACAAAAAGATTGGCTGCCATCAGCTTTTTCAAAATCCCCTTCGTGGAGCCTTGCACGTAAGGAAAAAGCACAAGAATCGCTTCGAATCCGGTCATGGCCAGAATCGTACTCTTCATCCCTGAAAGAATCTCGGTGTAGCTCGCCTGTCCCATTGGAAGTAAATAAATCAAATGACCTTTTGAGAGAGCGAGTATGAGCAAAACAATAACAGGGATGAGCAAAAAACTCAGGATGGAATAAAACCGCGCAATGACCTGAAGGCTCTGCTTACATAAATAAGCCGAGACCAAAAACATCAGCCCCAGCAGGATCCACTTCGGTGTATTGGGGTAGGCCCATTTACTGATGATGGCATAATAGTCGATTTGAATGAATGTTGCGATGAACAAAAAATACCCGATGTAACACAGATTGATGAGTGATCCAAAAAAGACCCCTAGTCGTTCCGTTGTCATTGTGAACAAATTTGATCCGGGATTTCTGCACATCAGCACCCAGTATCCAACAACCAAAATCTGTACGATGAACCCGGATAACAGCATCGCTATCCAGCTATCCCCTTTTGCTGATAGATGGACTTCATAGGGAAGTGATAGAATACCTGCACCTACTTGAGCTTGGATGATGACGAAAAATAGTTGTAAAGGAGAAATTTTCCTATTCTCTGGGATCATCTGGTTGCCACCCTCGAGATATCGTCTCTTGCGTGCTTTTTTGGGGTGCTGCATCTACAGGTCTGTTGCTCATTTTCCACATGGGAAATCGGACAAATGTGTCTTTTAGATTCCTCCATTTGACTGTGGAAAGGGGGGCTAAATAAGGTGTGCCAAAGGACTCCAGCGCACACAAATGAATGAGTAGCAGCGTAAAGCTCAAAACAATGCCCAGCAAACCGATCGTGGCTGCAGAAATCATGAATCCGAAGCGCAACAGCCGAACTGCTGTCCCCATTTCGTTTGACGGGACGACATACGCCGCAATCGCTGTGATTGCCACTACGATGACCATGATATTGGAGACAAGATTTGCCTGTACGACTGCCTGGCCGATCACGATGCCCCCAATCACTCCAATGGTTTGTCCGAGCGGTGATGGCAAGCGAATACCAGCTTCCCGAATCAATTCGATGGTGATTTCCATGATGAATGCTTCAACCAAGGGAGGATAGGGAACCTTATCGATCGATTGTTTGATCGCAATAATCATGTTGCTCGGCAAAATTTCAAAGCGAAAGGCCACTGTCGCAATATAGATAGCCGGCAAGGATATGGCGATGAAAAAACTGATCAAGCGAATGATCCTAAAAAAAGTCCCTGCAAACCATCGGCTGTTATAATCATCCGGAGATTGGTAGAACGCGAAAAACGTGACAGGAAAGATTAATGCCGTAGGGGCACCACTTGCCAAAAGCGCTACTCTTCCCTCCATCAGGTTGGCCGTGACCCGATCCGGGCGCTCTGTGCTCAGTAACTGTGGAAACGGGGAGAATGGGGAATCTTCCACATACTCTTCAATAAAATTGGTCCCCAGAATACTATCTGCATGAATGGACTGAATCCGTTTCTCCATTTCTTGCACGACCTGCCTGTTGGCCAAGTCATTCATGTAAAGAAGTGCGACTCGCGTCTGCGTTTCTTTTCCTACGGTGTAGTACGTGACAGTTAACTGCCGATTTTCTATCATGTTCCGTACCAAATGGACGTTCACATTGAGATTTTCGATAAACCCGTCATGCGCTCCCCGAACTACCTTTTCATTGCGTGGTTCTACAGTCGTGCGGATAAACGATGATTTAGCTGAAATACAGAGGATGTCTTGGCGTTCGGAAAAGAGTAGAGCAACAAAGCCCTTGAGCAGACAGGAAACAGCATCATCTAGCGTTTGGACGACCTTTATCGTGGCGGCCGGCAAACATTCCGCGATCGTAGCTTCTGGGTGGTGGAGGATGGGTTGTAAAATCTGTTCGTGAATGGACTGGCTATCTGTCAGCGTATCGAAAAACAATATCTTCATCTGTTCGTTGTTCAACCAGAAATCATTGATTTGCAAGTCATCACTATTGTGGAGCAGCTCTTGAATCATAGCTGCATCCTTTTCGACGGAACCGGTTGGAATATCTGGAAGTCGACCGCTCACACATATCCCTCCTTATCATCCCATCCTATTTTCCCTCATTTTCCAAGAAGTATGTATCTGAGGCCGGACTTCTCATTTTTGCTTACTCGTTTTTTCTGGTATGATTACCCTTACGAGTATGAACCAGGAGGCTACACGTTTTGCTATCATCCTCTCAAAAACGTCGATTGACGTCTGTGCAGATCATTGTCTTTTTTTATGTAGGGCTCATATTAGTCTCTACGATATTATTGTGCTTGCCCTTCTTTCATAATCCGGGAGTTTCTCTGTCCTTTATCGACTCTTTGTTTACTGCGACGAGCGCAATTAGCGTCACCGGTCTCACCGTCATTACGATCCATGAGGTCTTCAATGAATGGGGACTTCTCTTTTTGACCCTGCTCTTCCAGGTAGGCGGGATTGGAATCATGACGCTGGGAACCTTTTTTTGGTTATTGCTTGGCCAAAAGATCGGACTGGAGCAGCGGATCTGGATCGCGACTGACCACAATCGTTCTACCTTGTCCGGTCTGGTCGATTTGATGCGGAATATTCTCGTCATTGCGCTCATGATTGAGCTTGTCGGTACAGTTCTGTTGGGAAGTCACTTTCTGTTCGCCGGCTATTACGATGAATGGTATACGGCTTTCTACCACGGCTATTTCGCCTCGGTCAGTGCGTTTACCAATGCAGGCTTTGACCTTTATGGCAATTCCATGCTCGGCTTTACCCACGATTACATCTTTCAGTCGATCGTCATGATCCTGATCATCTGTGGGGCAATCGGGTTTCCGGTGCTGGTGGAACTGAGAAGCTATCTATCGTATCGTCGAGCCAAACAGCGTTTTACATTTACGTTGTTTACCAAAATCACGACCTTGACCTTTTTCTCGCTCATTGTAGCGG
This is a stretch of genomic DNA from Brevibacillus choshinensis. It encodes these proteins:
- a CDS encoding Ger(x)C family spore germination protein; its protein translation is MKTSVFLAGILAILCLSGCWDERILKDRNLIICIGRDLVEEGKIQNSYALLTPAIKQVASSSSSQQSGITGGKQKNVISAVGDSVNQTALMMDRKTSETIDDSKNQVVLIGEKLAKKDLYTTLDILYRDPMGGLQAKIAVVKGEAKQLMEQVSTKDPLVGSYLVELLESQVERRVIPEATLQSIYPSLLDRGEDMMIPYMGMVGGDPAVIGSILIHDKEMTGTLTPEESLLSMIFSKLDMKGARISKKISGDEKLRPLAYINMLIGGSKRKLDVQVEGSSHPKIIVHLRAKLKVTVVEYPHNQLITEEQFNQLNKQLSEQLTKDAEKVLHKIQEARCDLYGIGRQLMAFYPEVWTNLDWEKDYSRITFRPKVEVQIKGTGLIH
- a CDS encoding GerAB/ArcD/ProY family transporter codes for the protein MIPENRKISPLQLFFVIIQAQVGAGILSLPYEVHLSAKGDSWIAMLLSGFIVQILVVGYWVLMCRNPGSNLFTMTTERLGVFFGSLINLCYIGYFLFIATFIQIDYYAIISKWAYPNTPKWILLGLMFLVSAYLCKQSLQVIARFYSILSFLLIPVIVLLILALSKGHLIYLLPMGQASYTEILSGMKSTILAMTGFEAILVLFPYVQGSTKGILKKLMAANLFVTLLYTMTIFAAITFFNAKQLTLIPEPVLYMLKALSFIVIERLEFIFLSFWITKIISSSAIFIFFSAVGISHMLKRRSHTRVAVVVSMIPFAIAQWVDDPFVTDKMAHLLATFSPVIFLLIPGFLLVVSYWQKGKGRQKAA
- a CDS encoding spore germination protein produces the protein MSGRLPDIPTGSVEKDAAMIQELLHNSDDLQINDFWLNNEQMKILFFDTLTDSQSIHEQILQPILHHPEATIAECLPAATIKVVQTLDDAVSCLLKGFVALLFSERQDILCISAKSSFIRTTVEPRNEKVVRGAHDGFIENLNVNVHLVRNMIENRQLTVTYYTVGKETQTRVALLYMNDLANRQVVQEMEKRIQSIHADSILGTNFIEEYVEDSPFSPFPQLLSTERPDRVTANLMEGRVALLASGAPTALIFPVTFFAFYQSPDDYNSRWFAGTFFRIIRLISFFIAISLPAIYIATVAFRFEILPSNMIIAIKQSIDKVPYPPLVEAFIMEITIELIREAGIRLPSPLGQTIGVIGGIVIGQAVVQANLVSNIMVIVVAITAIAAYVVPSNEMGTAVRLLRFGFMISAATIGLLGIVLSFTLLLIHLCALESFGTPYLAPLSTVKWRNLKDTFVRFPMWKMSNRPVDAAPQKSTQETISRGWQPDDPRE
- a CDS encoding ABC transporter ATP-binding protein; its protein translation is MFSVLTKLDWFFREHRKQYIIAILLLILGGILEVVPPKIIGVAIDELQLGTMTAERMFQIILFYAVLAVVLYLVNLVWVNKLFGGAFLAERTLRSKLMTHFLKMTPTFYQKNRTGDLMARATNDLKAVSMTTGFGILTLVDSASFTSVIILTMGFFVSWKLTLASILPLPLMAYAINQYGKKIHVRFSQAQDSFGELNDQVLESVSGVRVIRAYVQETADEKRFRSMTDDVYEKNIAVAKVDSLIEPTVKILVGICYMIGLIYGGYLVFHQELTLGKLVSFNVYLGMLIWPMFAIGELINVMQRGSASLDRVNETLAYQADVTDHEQPQQPAIPQTIHFDRVSFRYPSAQVDQLRDISFSLKRGQTLGIVGRTGSGKTTLVRQLLREYPLGTGSVSISDTPLEQIALDQLKRWIGYVPQEQILFSKTVRENVLFGNKTGTEEEMQEALRLAAFARDVQFLPEGVETIVGERGVALSGGQKQRVSIARALLVQPEILILDDAMSAVDGKTEAEMIANIRRERAGKTTMITTHRLSAVKHADWVLVLDEGQIIEEGTHEQLLERGGWYKEQYERQQMEAQLTEGE
- a CDS encoding TrkH family potassium uptake protein, which translates into the protein MLSSSQKRRLTSVQIIVFFYVGLILVSTILLCLPFFHNPGVSLSFIDSLFTATSAISVTGLTVITIHEVFNEWGLLFLTLLFQVGGIGIMTLGTFFWLLLGQKIGLEQRIWIATDHNRSTLSGLVDLMRNILVIALMIELVGTVLLGSHFLFAGYYDEWYTAFYHGYFASVSAFTNAGFDLYGNSMLGFTHDYIFQSIVMILIICGAIGFPVLVELRSYLSYRRAKQRFTFTLFTKITTLTFFSLIVAGALLIYLFERTAFFQGQSWDQILFYSLFHSVSSRSGGLATMDISLLSTPTLIMLSGMMFIGASPSSVGGGIRTTTFFVLVAAVFANMRGFKDVKVFGRELVDEDIMRSFMVFFVAIILVFTAVMLLVWLEDLPFQHILFEVCSAFGTTGLSTGITSHLGSGGKLILVVTMVVGRIGIINLLLFLKRKDRIVRYHHPKERVIIGQ